The following coding sequences lie in one Arachis stenosperma cultivar V10309 chromosome 5, arast.V10309.gnm1.PFL2, whole genome shotgun sequence genomic window:
- the LOC130980509 gene encoding probable protein phosphatase 2C 8 yields the protein MDSTAETKSKKIDRSCDTLGKKRKRSIRFASTEVAVLPSMEDSSSSSSSTANNAPKQNCTAVASASYGLISVIGRRRVMEDAVRVVPGFVPVEDHSGGYDFFAVYDGHGGSMVANTCREKLHMLLAEEMKEAKAAGPLDWHQVICSCFMKMDQEIGGGEGNDDMAGGNTMGSTATVLVVGKEEIVVGNCGDSRAVLCRGGEALPLSRDHKPDREDEKERIEAAGGRVIDWDGNRVLGVLATSRSIGDHYMKPFVIAQPEIQVSPRTDSDEFVVVASDGLWDVVSNSFACQLVRSCLSGKTGMTTSAEAAATLLAELAMARGSKDNISVIVVQLSNAASPSTPSSSE from the exons ATGGATAGCACCGCCGAaacaaaatccaaaaaaatcgaCCGCAGCTGCGATACTTTGGGAAAGAAGAGAAAGCGATCTATCAGGTTCGCCTCTACCGAGGTAGCTGTCCTTCCTTCCATGGAAGATTCATCATCCTCATCCTCCTCCACCGCTAACAACGCGCCAAAACAGAACTGCACCGCCGTCGCATCCGCTTCCTATGGTTTAATATCCGTCATCGGCCGACGGAGAGTCATGGAGGACGCCGTCAGAGTGGTCCCCGGTTTCGTGCCGGTGGAAGACCATTCTGGAGGTTACGATTTCTTCGCGGTTTACGACGGTCACGGTGGAAGCATGGTGGCGAATACTTGCCGCGAGAAGCTGCACATGTTGTTGGCGGAGGAAATGAAGGAGGCGAAAGCAGCAGGGCCTTTGGATTGGCATCAAGTGATATGCTCGTGCTTCATGAAGATGGACCAAGAGATTGGAGGTGGCGAGGGCAATGATGACATGGCGGGTGGAAACACCATGGGTTCTACTGCGACGGTGCTTGTTGTTGGAAAGGAGGAGATTGTGGTTGGCAACTGCGGAGACTCTAGGGCGGTGCTGTGTCGCGGCGGCGAAGCCTTGCCGCTTTCACGTGATCATAAG CCTGATCGTGAGGATGAGAAAGAGAGAATAGAAGCAGCAGGTGGAAGAGTGATCGATTGGGATGGGAATCGTGTTTTAGGTGTTCTTGCTACATCAAGATCCATAGGGGACCACTACATGAAGCCATTTGTGATAGCTCAACCGGAGATACAGGTGTCCCCCCGAACAGATTCCGATGAGTTTGTGGTGGTAGCAAGTGATGGACTGTGGGATGTGGTGTCTAACAGTTTTGCGTGCCAACTTGTGAGAAGTTGCCTTAGTGGCAAGACCGGCATGACCACATCCGCGGAGGCAGCCGCCACTCTGCTAGCGGAGCTTGCCATGGCTCGTGGTAGCAAAGACAACATCTCTGTCATTGTGGTCCAGCTCAGTAACGCTGCTTCTCCTTCAACTCCTTCAAGTTCAGAATAA